The following coding sequences are from one Tachysurus vachellii isolate PV-2020 chromosome 7, HZAU_Pvac_v1, whole genome shotgun sequence window:
- the LOC132849182 gene encoding E3 ubiquitin-protein ligase TRIM39-like, whose protein sequence is MAESSSQTEGRRRGNMEEPELFSHDSSSLLSKDLLLCPICVDVFTDPVTTPCGHNLCKSCLTQCWDMNQHCRCPLCNQIFTKRPELKINTTLREVADHFKKKSGSEKPEVLCDACSGEKLKALKSCLDCGLSFCKIHLEPHYHVPKLKKHKLINPVENLEANTCQKHERALELFCRDDQTFVCQFCIETDHKNHNTVPIEEESRERKSQLVETQTDVQQMIQDRLKKIKEIKHSVEQSKRSTEKEKADIVEVFTALIRSIERSQAELQEMMEEKQKAAERQAEGLIKELEISVLKRRDTELEQLSHTEEHLHLLQIYSSMCSPPHTKNWTEISINTDVSVYTVRTALSQLQQTLNEKLTKSLNDKLKKTDLKRIQQYAVDVTLDPDTAHPELILSADGKQVTHGDKRQNLPDTPQRFDECICVLGNQSFSSGRFYYEVQVGGETGWSLGVARENINRKGEITLNPQDEFWAVIMMNENQYDACEDPSVPLTLREKVEVVGVFVDYEEGLVSFYDVKSRSHIYSFTGQTFTENLYPFFSPCFNEGGKNAAPLIISPVFNTE, encoded by the exons ttTCTCATGACTCCAGCAGTCTCCTGTCTAAAGATCTGCTGCTGTGTCCGATCTGTGTGGATGTGTTCACTGATCCAGTCACCACTCCATGTGGACACAACCTCTGTAAGAGCTGCCTTACACAGTGCTGGGACATGAATCAACACTGTCGCTGTCCATTATGTAACCAGATATTCACCAAGAGACCTGAACTGAAGATCAATACAACACTGAGAGAGGTTGCAGATCACTTCAAGAAGAAAAGTGGTTCTGAAAAACCTGAGGTTCTTTGTGATGCCTGCAGTGGAGAGAAGCTGAAGGCCCTGAAATCCTGCCTGGATTGTGGACTGAGTTTCTGTAAAATTCATTTAGAGCCACATTATCATGTTCCAAAACTtaagaaacacaaactaataaaccctgtggagaacctggaggccAACACATGCCAGAAACATGAGAGAGCTCTGGAGCTGTTCTGTAGAGATGATCAGACGTTTGTGTGTCAGTTCTGTATTGAGACAGATCACAAGAATCACAACACTGTTCCTatagaggaggagagcagagagaggaag AGTCAGCTGGtggaaacacagacagatgtgcAGCAGATGATTCAGGACCGACTGAAGAAGATAAAAGAGATCAAACACTCAGTAGAACAAAGCAAA agaagcacagagaaagagaaagcagacattgTTGAAGTCTTCACTGCTCTGATTCGCTCCATTGAGAGAAGTCAGGCTGAGCTGCAAGAGatgatggaggagaagcagaaagcagcagagaggCAGGCTGAAGGACTCATTAAAGAGCTGGAAATCAGTGTGCTAAAGAGGAgagacactgagctggagcagctctcacacactgaggagcatctccacctcctacag ATTTACTCCTCCATGTGCAGCCCTCCACACACCAAGAACTGGACTGAGATCAGCATTAACACTGATGTGAGTGTGTACACTGTGAGGAcagctctgtctcagcttcagcaGACTCTGAATGAGAAACTCACTAAATCACTCAATGACAAGTTAAAGAAAACAG ATCTGAAGAGGATTCAGCAGTATGCAG tggatgtgactctggatcctgatacagctcatcctgaactcatcctgtctgctgatggaaaacaagtgacacatggagacaaaagacagaatctCCCTGATACACCACAGAGGTTTGATGAGTGTATCTGTGTTCTGGGAAATCAGAGTTtctcctcagggagattttattatgaggtgcaggtcGGAGGGGAAACTGGCTGGTCATTAGGAGTCGCGAGagagaacattaacaggaagGGGGAGATTACACTGAATCCTCAGGATGAATTCTGGGCTGTGATCATGATGAATGAGAATCAGTATGATGCTTGTGAAGATCCCAGTGTCcccctcacactgagagagaaggtggaggttgtgggggtgtttgtggactatgaggagggtctggtctccttttatgatgtgaagtccAGATCTCATATttactctttcactggtcagactttcactgagaaTCTCTATCCATTCTTCAGTCCTTGTTTCAATGAAGGAGGTAAAAATGcagcaccactgatcatctctcctgtatTTAACACTGAATAA